A single region of the Vicia villosa cultivar HV-30 ecotype Madison, WI linkage group LG4, Vvil1.0, whole genome shotgun sequence genome encodes:
- the LOC131598385 gene encoding beta-glucosidase 24-like: MKDIVDLSIQVFRSQRDAQVSRTKSSNITWIQVQCPQQRNSYDCGYFVLRYIKEILQANQLEIPLTYLDEFRAATYPKLKLEEIKEDLSHFYIKHFFIIYIMPSLRISKYVFAVLSFVWISNIFTHAQVLFPLESKFKLSYSLSSQNGERTTTNTYHAILKFINSSSFPSRGSFPTGFLFGAGSSALQIEGASNEGGRGLGVYLDVDKFSKKIEHYKRYKEDVQLLKKLGVNSYRMSISWNRIMPNGTLKGGINQEGINFYNNLINELLKNGIEPFVTIMHFDYPLALQQKLGGFLNRSIVRHFKDFSELLFKTYGDRVKYWTTINEGEVTAIFQYMHNIDNMSVEACPTTGKICTEAYLILHNFLIAHATTSNLYKTKFQALQGGEIGIALSSGSYYPYSSKPQDVAAAKRLMDFYWGWVLKPIFHGNYPKIMRKLVGNRLPKFTKKDKQMLKGSTDFIGLNYYTSHFARHELNKTKVFGDNFDALAMSEVYNVEGKTLGYMDQYGLNFVYPEGLYDFLLYIKKKYQNPKIYITENGIASFKTPNPLKDEHRVAYIASHINATKAAIDAGVNVRGYFSWAAFDTFEFQAGYSRNWGLYHVDFNDSLKRIPTDSANWYRKYLTNDLIELN; the protein is encoded by the exons atgaaggacatcgttgattt atcaatacaagtgttccgaagtcaacgggacgcacaggtatcccgaactaaatctagcaacattacttggatccaagtgcag tgtccgcaacagcgaaacagttacgattgcggatactttgtattgaggtatataaaagaaatccttcaggcaaatcaattagagattccgctcacg taccttgacgaattccgtgccgctacatacccgaaacttaagttggaagaaataaaagaggatttgagtCATTTTTACATTAAgcactttttcat AATATATATAATGCCATCTTTAAGAATTTCTAAATATGTTTTTGCAGTCTTGTCGTTTGTTTGGATTTCCAACATTTTCACCCATGCACAAGTTCTATTTCCCTTGGAGAGCAAATTTAAACTTAGTTACTCACTTTCTTCCCAAAATGGAGAACGGACTACAACTAATACATATCACGCTATATTGAAATTCATAAATTCATCGAGTTTTCCGAGTCGAGGATCATTTCCAACTGGCTTTTTGTTTGGTGCTGGATCTTCTGCCCTTCAGATTGAAGGAGCTTCTAATGAAGGAGGAAGAGGACTTG GTGTGTATTTAGATGTCGATAAGTTTTCCAAAAAGATTGAACATTATAAGCGCTATAAGGAGGACGTACAACTTTTAAAGAAGCTTGGAGTAAATTCTTATAGAATGTCCATATCTTGGAATAGAATAATGCCAAATGGAACCTTGAAAGGAGGTATAAATCAAGAAGGTATCAACTTCTACAACAATTTAATCAATGAGTTGCTAAAAAATGGTATTGAACCTTTTGTGACTATCATGCACTTTGACTATCCGTTAGCTCTTCAACAAAAACTTGGTGGCTTCTTAAATCGCTCCATTGTGAGACATTTCAAGGATTTTAGTGAACTCTTATTCAAAACATATGGAGATCGGGTGAAATATTGGACTACAATCAACGAGGGAGAGGTCACAGCTATATTTCAATACATGCACAATATTGATAATATGTCTGTTGAGGCATGTCCAACTACGGGTAAAATATGTACAGAAGCATATCTTATACTTCATAATTTCCTAATTGCCCATGCTACAACATCAAATTTATACAAAACAAAATTTCAAGCACTTCAAGGGGGAGAAATTGGAATTGCTCTTTCATCAGGAAGTTATTATCCCTACAGCTCTAAACCACAGGATGTGGCTGCTGCTAAAAGACTAATGGATTTCTATTGGGGATGGGTTTTAAAGCCAATTTTCCATGGAAATTATCCAAAAATAATGAGAAAGCTAGTGGGGAATAGgctacccaaatttacaaaaaaaGATAAACAAATGTTAAAAGGAAGCACAGATTTTATTGGGCTCAATTATTATACTTCTCACTTTGCTAGACATGAATTAAATAAAACCAAGGTTTTTGGTGACAATTTTGATGCCTTAGCTATGTCAGAAGTTTATAACGTTGAAGGAAAAACTCTTGGCTACATGGATCAATACGGTTTGAACTTTGTCTATCCTGAAGGATTATATGACTTCTTACTCTATATTAAGAAAAAGTACCAAAACCCCAAAATCTACATCACTGAAAATGGTATTGCTTCTTTCAAAACACCAAATCCATTGAAGGATGAACATCGAGTTGCTTACATTGCATCACATATTAACGCAACCAAAGCGGCCATTGATGCTGGTGTAAATGTTCGTGGTTACTTTTCCTGGGCAGCTTTTGATACATTTGAATTTCAAGCGGGCTATTCTAGAAATTGGGGGCTTTATCATGTCGATTTTAATGATAGTCTCAAACGTATACCAACTGACTCAGCTAATTGGTATAGGAAATATTTGACAAATGATTTGATTGAACTAAACTAA